The following proteins come from a genomic window of Proteinivorax hydrogeniformans:
- a CDS encoding FapA family protein, translating to MDENQKFKVTVSSDLLEAYIELNKPGIDMSKEDLDEIVNEVKSQNITYNFDEVKTKEKVLTATGLEKILIAEGKAPQNGEDGYLKFLTEEKKDKTPVMLEDGTADYYNLDLITNIEKNTPIAEVVPETKGTPGYNVFGEEIPSTPGKEAKIPNGKNIYFNPEDARIYSEIDGKLSLANDSINVFELLEIDGDVDFSSGNIDFIGTVVVNGSVRDGFEVRAQGDVTINGLVDSSTIICSGNLTVSGGIQGRNKGIIDAKGTVSTRYIENCKVSSTNVVVKDAIMHSEIYAKDKVTVLEGKGLIVGGLIRAGKQISAKVIGSNLATRTSLEVGVDPELREKCTEVANSLQEKKSSAKKAQQALKLLNTKQQMPGGLSAEQQELYKKFHSTLNFLRREIEDLTDQYNDLTVKLKASKGVIEANERVFPGVKIIIGSKSRNISDITSSSTFYLGYDGEVSIK from the coding sequence GATTTAGATGAAATAGTGAATGAGGTTAAGTCTCAAAATATCACCTATAACTTTGATGAGGTTAAAACAAAGGAAAAAGTTTTAACAGCAACAGGTTTAGAAAAAATTTTAATAGCAGAAGGAAAAGCACCGCAAAACGGAGAAGACGGATACTTAAAGTTTCTAACTGAAGAAAAAAAAGATAAAACTCCTGTGATGTTAGAAGATGGAACAGCTGACTATTATAATTTAGACTTAATTACAAACATTGAAAAAAATACACCTATAGCGGAAGTTGTTCCTGAGACTAAAGGGACACCTGGATACAATGTTTTTGGAGAAGAAATACCATCTACACCTGGAAAAGAGGCTAAAATCCCAAACGGGAAAAATATTTATTTTAACCCTGAAGATGCCAGAATATATTCAGAAATTGATGGTAAGCTGTCATTAGCTAACGACAGTATCAATGTTTTTGAGCTTCTTGAAATTGACGGAGATGTAGATTTTTCATCTGGCAATATCGATTTCATAGGAACGGTAGTTGTAAATGGAAGTGTTAGAGACGGTTTTGAAGTAAGGGCCCAAGGAGATGTAACCATTAATGGATTAGTTGACAGTTCAACAATAATTTGTAGCGGAAATCTAACTGTTAGTGGCGGTATTCAGGGGCGTAACAAAGGAATTATAGACGCTAAAGGGACAGTTTCTACTAGATATATCGAAAATTGTAAAGTGTCATCTACAAATGTAGTGGTTAAAGATGCTATTATGCATAGCGAAATCTATGCCAAGGATAAAGTTACTGTTTTAGAAGGAAAAGGCCTTATTGTAGGAGGACTAATACGGGCTGGAAAGCAAATATCAGCAAAGGTAATTGGTTCTAATTTAGCGACTAGAACCTCCTTAGAAGTCGGTGTTGATCCAGAGCTGCGGGAAAAATGTACAGAAGTGGCAAATTCACTACAAGAGAAAAAAAGTAGCGCTAAAAAAGCACAGCAGGCGTTAAAATTGTTAAATACGAAGCAGCAAATGCCTGGAGGATTAAGTGCTGAACAGCAAGAATTATATAAAAAGTTTCATTCAACTTTAAATTTTCTGCGTCGTGAAATTGAAGACTTAACCGATCAATATAATGATTTGACCGTTAAACTAAAAGCATCAAAGGGAGTTATAGAAGCTAACGAGAGAGTTTTCCCGGGAGTGAAAATAATTATAGGATCCAAATCTAGAAATATTTCTGACATCACTAGTAGCTCGACGTTTTACTTAGGCTATGACGGAGAAGTCTCAATAAAATAG